A single Cyclopterus lumpus isolate fCycLum1 chromosome 3, fCycLum1.pri, whole genome shotgun sequence DNA region contains:
- the hnf4b gene encoding LOW QUALITY PROTEIN: hepatic nuclear factor 4, beta (The sequence of the model RefSeq protein was modified relative to this genomic sequence to represent the inferred CDS: inserted 3 bases in 2 codons) → MNVYLTSVLAPASSLTRPDGGRTQCSIGADRSTGKHCRSFSCDGWKGFFRRSIHNNHTYNWFPALVSPRSHDINTKKTAXGGCVQSMKQQLLLLTDCLGLESPKMVQHLCLQVHLLPEEATRGRFGXLVLILPPLQSVAWQMLETLHSPQLLCEAKMENLVRGKLMGEGGRQTLTLSSVR, encoded by the exons ATGAATGTGTATTTGACG TCAGTGTTAGCACCCGCCTCCTCACTGACACGGCCTGATGGAGGTAGAACTCAGTGTTCCATCGGCGCAGACAGATCCACAGGTAAACATTGTCGTTCATTCAGCTGTGATGGCTGGAAGGGCTTCTTCAGGAGGAGCATTCACAACAACCACACTTACAACTGG TTCCCAGCTTTGGTCTCACCTAGGAGTCATGACATCAACACAAAGAAGACTGC TGGGGGATGTGTTCAGTCCATGAAGCAGCAACTCCTCCTGCTG ACTGACTGTCTGGGTTTGGAGAGTCCTAAGATGGTTCAACATCTGTGTCTACAGGTCCATCTACTGCCAGAAGAAGCAACCCGGGGGAGGTTTG AGCTTGTGCTGATCCTGCCTCCCCTGCAGAGTGTGGCCTGGCAGATGTTGGAGACACTCCACTCACCACAGCTGCTGTGTGAAGCCAAAATGGAAAACCTGGTGCGAGGAAAGCTgatgggagagggaggaagacagacaTTGACATTAAGTTCAGTTCGTTAA